The stretch of DNA GATCTTCGTGCCGCCAAGATCAATTCCAATTCGTGTGCCGGACACGCGGTTCTTGGTGCTCGACATGCTGGGATTAGGATAGTAGCGAAGAATGCCCCATGGCCCACAGACTCGACCATCCCATCGTGCTCTACGACGGCGTGTGTGGGTTATGCCACCGGAGCGTTCGATTTCTTCTGCGACACGACCCGCGCGGCCGCCTGCGCTTTGCGGCTCTCCAGTCCTCCTTGGGACGCGCGCTGCTCACTCGGCATCATCTCGCGCCCGATGTGCTCGACACGCTCGTCCTGATCGAGCGCGAACGAGCGTCAACACGATCCGACGCCGTGCTCGGCGCCGCGCGGTATCTCGCTCGTCCGTGGCGGTATCTTGCGCTGCTTCGGGTCCTACCGCGCGCCATCCGGGATCGGCTCTACGACCGCGTCGCGCGGTCCCGCTATCGCTGGTTCGGCCGCCTGGATGCTTGTCCGCTCCCAAGCCCCGCCCATCGCGCGCGCTTCCTCGACGCCGACCCGCCGCGGCCCGTTCCCGACTCGTCCGCACGTGTATGAGCGGATGTCCTGGAGCTGTGTACCAGTGCCGACTTGAGGAGTAGGCGGAGGGCAACCAAACCGCGCGCTCGTCCCCGGAACCGTCGTCGGGTCGTGCCATGCCCGCCAATTCTTTGCTTTCGGCACTCAACTTGTGCGACCCGCCTCTCGTCTAAGTCAGCGACGTCAATCTTTCGAGCGTTTTGCCTCGTCACCCGGTGTCCGGATCTGGGACGACGCGTGCCACAGACGGTCACCAGCAGGGGTTGGTTCTGGAAGCTGCGTCGAGATAACATGCGCGTACACGGTCAAATTCGCGCAGGCCCATTGCTGGCACGTTCTTTGGTAGCTCTATACAGCGATGGTTGATATTGCTCGTCCCCCCGAAGTCATACGTCGACGTAAGATGCGCCGCGCCGCCTATGGTGTCGTCGCGCTCACGGCTATCCTGCTCATCACGGTTGGTGTCTCGCGACTCAAACCAGCGGCTCCGCCCGTCGAGCGCGGCACGATCTGGCCCTATACGGTGCAGCGCGGAGCGATGATCCGGAACGTCCGCGGCACGGGCCGGTTGGTGCCACTGGACATCAATTGGGTGGCCGCGCCGGCCGCAGGGCGCATCGATCGCGTGTTGTTGCGACCTGGCGTGCGGGTCGAAGAGAACACCGTCGTCGTCGAGATGAGCAACCCGGTGCTCACACAGGAGGTGACCGGAGCGGAGCTGGAGCTCAAGGGCGCAGAAGCGCGGCTCGCGAAAGCGCGCGCCGACCTCACGTCGGCACTGCTCACGCTGGAGGCAATCGTTGCGGATGTGTCAGCTCGTTACGAGCATGCCAAGGCACAGGCAGACGGATACACGCGGTTACACAAAGATAACC from Luteitalea sp. encodes:
- a CDS encoding DUF393 domain-containing protein, with protein sequence MAHRLDHPIVLYDGVCGLCHRSVRFLLRHDPRGRLRFAALQSSLGRALLTRHHLAPDVLDTLVLIERERASTRSDAVLGAARYLARPWRYLALLRVLPRAIRDRLYDRVARSRYRWFGRLDACPLPSPAHRARFLDADPPRPVPDSSARV
- a CDS encoding RND transporter, with the protein product MVDIARPPEVIRRRKMRRAAYGVVALTAILLITVGVSRLKPAAPPVERGTIWPYTVQRGAMIRNVRGTGRLVPLDINWVAAPAAGRIDRVLLRPGVRVEENTVVVEMSNPVLTQEVTGAELELKGAEARLAKARADLTSALLTLEAIVADVSARYEHAKAQADGYTRLHKDNLVSDNELLQYTSTAKGLGAQLEAERKRLKITEQTAPDQLAEQQSEVNRLRTVYVLKREQLDDLRVRAGVPGVLTA